TAACGCGATCGATAAGAAATGATAATATAGTTTCTATCGTTCAACTTATAAGAATGAATGGAGGAAAATAAATGAGCGTGCCAAATTGTCCAAAATGTAATTCACCATATACGTACGAAGATGGGATTCTACTAGTGTGTCCAGAATGTGCTCATGAGTGGAGTTCTGAGGGAGACGTCGAAAATAATGAAGATCAGAAGGTAATTAAAGATTCGAATGGAAATGTCTTGAAAAATGGTGATTCTATAACAGTCATTAAAGACCTTAAAGTTAAAGGTAGCTCATTAGTCGTAAAGATGGGGACCAAAGTAAAGAACATTCGTCTAGTTGATGGAGATCATGATATTGATTGTAAAATTGATGGCCTTGGGGCTATGAAATTAAAATCTGAGTTTGTTAAAAAGGTATAGTGTCACACAGCAGCAATATTGAGCATTACATAAACATTCAGGTATATGATATGGTTGTTAAAAATGGAGACAAGTTATTAAAAAAGAGAAGGAAGCTCCAAGTGGAGTTTTCTTCTCTTTAAATGGATATTTCACTTGACGGCTTCCTGTTGTTTTTTACATGTTTAAGCTCAGCAACGATCATGAAGCTGACAATAACGAGAAGGAGCCAAGAGCTAATTTTGCCGATATGCACAATTTCCCATGTCTGCTCTTGATTCGGATACGCCCATGCACCAAAAAAGGTGGCGATATTTTCCGCAATCCAAATAAAAAATCCAATTAGGATAAATGAAAGTGCTAGCGGCATTTGATAAGTTGTTTTGTTAACCGTAAAGGACACGAATGTTTTAAGGAAAACAAAGAGAATTGTAAGCTTTAATACCCAGCGAACATCAAAGATGAAGTGATGTGTGTAAAAATTAAAATAGATTGCAGCTCCTAAAATGATTACAACCCATGAAGGAGGCCAACTGTTCAATTTTAAATCAAATCTTCTCCATGCCTGACACATATAACTAGCTACACTTGCATACATAAACCCGCTGTACAGAGGAACACCATATATTTTTGTAACTGCGTTCTCAGGGTAAGACCATGATCCCATATGAACCTTATATAACTCAAGAGCAAGTCCAATTAAATGGAAAACAAAAATAACTTTAACTTCATCTGCAGTTTCATACTTAAATATTACTAATAAAATTTGAGCTATTACGCAAATGAGCAGTATAAGGTCATATCGAGCAATAAAGGGAACTTCAATAAATTTTGTAAGTGCAAGGGAAAGAAAAATAATAACGGGAAAAACGCAGGACCGTGCCTGTTCAAAACCAAAATAGAAAAAGTTACGTAAATGTTTCATATATAAAGCACCTCATAAAACCCTAGTAATATAGTTGTAAGTATGGGTGGAAATGAAAAAAAAATCTATAGTAATAATTGGTTATATGTACTAATACTGGTTATTAATCGTAATAGTAGCATAGATGACTGCAAAGTACGATACACTAAGTAACAATTTAGTGAAGTTAAGTTAATTTCTAGTTAACTATCTATGCAAAAACGACAAGAAACAGCCCCGATTTTTTTCTTTAAAGGCTGTTTTCTCATTGATTGTTGTTTTTCGTACAACAAGAGTTCGTGACAGCTTTTCCACTGTACAACGAAGACTAACAATAAAGACGACTGTTTATGGTAATGATAACAATAACACCAAAGTTTACGAAAAGAGTCTTATATGGAGCTACGAATCGTTCTATGTAATGGTTATGTCGTAGGTGTGTGATTAATAATAACGTAAATTGATGCGCAGGGAGTAACTTGTATGTTATTTCTCTATCTCAATGAATTCTCTAAGTAACTTCCAATTGTTTTCTTCTCGTCTCCAAATAAACATGCATTTCGCATATGCAGGTGAACCATTTATTATGCTAACCTTTGTGCCTAAAATGATATGTTCATCTCCATTATTACGTTCTGTAATAGAAAGGGGTTCCAATGTCATTTCAGTATTCTCATCATATTGTTGTAAGACTGCATTAATATCATAATGGTAGTCATATTGTTCGGGATGATTAAGGTTTGAATTTCCCCAAAACCCTATAAAACTTTTTGACAAATATTTTCTAATGTCATCTCCATTTTTACTTTTAAATCCCTCATTCCAAGACTTATAATATTGGTCTAATACTTCTTGAATAGTATCCATAGCATTCCCTCCTTATAAGATGATACGTATTAAATTTCAATAAAGACACTACTAATCCTTTAATAAATGTTCGACATGATATGTCAATCTCTACTTCCTTGTGCAACTGATGCTAGCTAACAATCGTGTCCGAGGTTACTATAAAAATGAATGGTCAATAAAAAGGACTATGATCATTTTGTTAATATGCAGGTATTAAAACTTAGTGCATCGAAGCAGTAGGGTGATATGCAATTTATCTGTAGGAAAAATAGGCTTGGAAGTTGATAGACATAAACGATCGTGTAATTTCGATTTAACTATGCTAAGCAGGTGTTAAGGAGGATAAGATGTGTAAAGATTATATTATTGAAAGAAAATTAATGTTAACTGACTGGAGTCAGTCGTTAAATAATATGAGTGATGAATTATGGCTCAAGCCTATTAAAAAGGGGTCTTGGGCAACAGCTGATATTATCTCTCATTTCAAATTATGGGATATGTTTTTAATAGAGAATAGACTGTCTTATTTAGTGAGAGGAGAAGCTTTCCCAAAAATAGAAGTTGATGTTGAAGGTATGAATAAAAAAGCTTCTGACTATGCTAGGTCGGGTATTTCAAAGAATGATTTAATAGATGAATTTATTTCAGTTCGTAAAGAATTGGTTTCTATAATAAATCATTTCCCTGTAGAAAAATTTAATCAACCATGCAAAGGTAAGGAGCATTTAAGTCTATGTGATTATCTTTCAAGCATGGTAGATCATGATATACATCATAAAAAACAAATTGAAGATTTTTTAGCAATGTCGTTGTGAAAATCCTAGCTATTAGGATGGTTATATAAATCAATCAAATATACCCCGATAAAAGAGTATATTTGATTGATTTTGCTAATTTTTTTTACTTAATCGATATTCATCCTCTAACATACTCATTAAAATAGCATCATGGTATTGATGATCGTAATATAGTCTTTCACGTTGTATACCCTCTTTTTTAAACCCCAATTTCTCATAAACATGTAACGCTCGTTTGTTAAAAGAAAATACCTCCAGTTCAATACGATGAAGGTTTAATACTCCGAATCCGTATTCCAACATTAAGGAAATTGCTTCACTTCCATAACCTTTACCTTGATGTTGATCAGCATCTATAGCAATGCGTATGCTAGCACTGCGGTTAATAGTATCAATATCCTGTAAGGCGATGTCACCGATTACGTCATCTGAAGCATTTAGTACAATTAATAAAATAATTGATGAAGAATCTCCGGATTTGCTCTCAATATAGCTATTAATTTCTTTTCGTGTATAACTCCTCTGTGTACCAGTTAGTCTTCTTGTTTCTGAGTTATATAGCATGCTGAAATATATTTCACTATCCTCTACATCCAATGGGCGTAAATAAACTTTATGTCCAGTTAAAAAGCGAATTGGGAGCTGTTGATTTGATGTCATAGCCTATTCCTCCTTGTTCATTTAGCAAGAGTATATCAGTAAATTGTATATATAAAAATGTGCAGTTTATAATAATTGAAAAGGACAGATGTGGAAGAAGGATGATTAGATGATACTGCTCCCAGATGAAAACAGTAACATGCCTCTTTATGTTCAGATATATGAATATATGAAGAAAGAAATTGTCGGTCAAACTATTACAGAAAATACGCGTCTTCCATCTATTAGAAAGATGGCAGATTTACTTGCTATTAGTACGACGCCAGTAGAGCTTGCATATCATCAGCTTATAGATGAAGGTTACATAATTAGTAAACCGAAAAGTGGATATTATGTTAAAAGCCTACCGAATACAATATATGATAATCAAGTTAATCTTTTTGATACTGCAAACGTAAAAGGTTATACACCAAAACAAGTCTATAAATATGATTTTCATTTATCGAAAAATGATTTTAATGCATTTCCTTTTCAAACGTGGCGTAGACTTTTTAACCAGGTTATGCGCCATGAAAACAAGGATTTACTTTTTTATGGAGATCCACAAGGAGAAGAAGGGCTGAGAAATGAAATTGCAAAATATTTGTATCAATACAGAGGGGTTCAATGTTCTTCAGATCAGGTTGTTATAGCAGCAGACCAATATGTACTACTTAATTTTATTAGTCAAATTTTGCAAGAGTACTCTGTGAATGTTGCAGTAGAAAACCCAGGATATATTTTATTTCGATCTACTTTTAAGCAGCAAGGCTTTCAAATTTCACCAATTGAATTAGAGAAAGATGGGATTAACCTTCAGCACTTATATGATAGTAAGTCAAGAATCGTTTGTGTTTCACCTTCACATCAGTATCCACGTGGTATGATCATGCCTGTCTCGAAACGCCTCAAATTGCTAGAATGGGCAAAACAACATGATGGCTATATTATTGAAGATGACTACGATGGTGAGTTTCGTTATCATGGAAGACCGATACCTTCATTACAAGGATTAATACATGACACAAATGTAATTTACTTAGGTGGTTTTTCGCAAGTATTAGCCCCAGCCTTTTGTATTAACTATATGGTGCTGCCAAAAAAACTAGTTTCTACATTTCACTTAATACAGCAGCGGCTATTATTTGAGCAATCATCCTCGCCAATTCACCAAAAAACGCTAGAGGTTTTTATAAAGGAAGGCTATTTAGCTAGACATATTGCCAAAATGAGAAATATTTATAGAAAGAAACACGACAAGGCAATAAATGCCATTCAAACTCATTTTGGAGAAAAAGCAATTATCTTAGGTGAAGATGCAGGCTTTCATCTCTTAATAAAGGTTCATAGCGCAAAAACGGAAAGAGAGCTTATTGATTTAGCAAAACATGCAAGTATAAATATTGCCTCAGCTACATTCACATGGTTTCAATCACCAAAAGAAGAACGAAAGGAATTTATTTTAGGTTTTGCTAGCATGGACATAGATGATATTGAACCAGGTATTAAATTGCTCAGTAAAGTTTGGCTGAAGTAAAAAAATAACACTCTTTCGTAAACTTTATTGCTATTTTTACTAAAACTGGACAGCTAGATGAGGGTTCATAAATTTTAAAAGTAGAAAAGTTACCACGACCACTAGGTATTGACGTGCTTATATCTAAGTACGAAATGCAACAATCAATAAAGAAACAGCCAAAATTAAAATGGAAATGATGTTTATAATATAATTGAATTTTCATAATATATAAAATATAATAAATACATACTCATAAGTTTGTTTTTGTTACATATGTATATAGAGGTGGTCGTGTGAATTTAGTAGATAGAATTAATGAAGCTATAAAGAAAATCTCAGTTGAAAAAGCTTATGACAAGGTTACTTATGCTGACATTGCTAGAGAAGCAGATATACATTGGACTACGGTTAAAAGAAATATTGGAAGTAAAGAAAATATCCGAATAAAAATTTTAGAGTATCAAGCTGTAAGCAATGAATCATTCAAGGATACACGAACAAAAATTATAGATTCTGCTGAAGAAGTATTTACTCAACTTGGGTATGACGGAGCGACTTTGGATCAAGTTGCTGAGCATGCAAACATGACAAAAGGTGCTGTATATTGGCATTTTACAAGCAAGAGTGAACTTTTTTTAGCATTAATTGATAGAAGCCTAAAGCAGCTTTTATATCACTTACCTCAACAGTCAAAAGATGTATTTTATTCACATAATCCTCAGGAAGCATTATCAAATTTACTACAAAGTCAATTTATGTCATGTGAGCATGACCAAGGGCATAGGCCAACATTATTTTTTGAATTTATTTCTAAACGGAGAGATGAGGAAATCCATAAAAAGTTACATCAATCCTTCTCACAGCTGTTTAATGGAACTACTGAAATCATCCAACAAATGCAGCAACAAAAACGGTTGAATGATGATCTGGATCCTCACAAACTTGCTGTTACATTGCACGCAATAATGAATGGCATGATTCTTATGTGGTTAGTTTCTCCAGAGTCTGTACCGCTTAGATCAATAGGAGAGGAAGTAGCAAAAATCGTGTGGAGAGGAATTGAATACACAAAATAAGCTCATTCAATTGATATGAGCAAGTAGTAATATCAACATACTTACAAGTTTGTTGATCAACTTTATCATTAATTAACAAGGGGTGGATAAAATGGCTTTCACTATTTTACTCAGTATAGCTTTGTTATGTGTTGCTTTGTTCGTATTCAATAAATTTCGATTTAACATGGCAGATAAGTTGTTTCCGCACAGGGGGAACTTTATAACAGTTGATGGAGTGAAGTTACATTATATTTGTGAGGGTACTGGTCAGCCAATCGTTTTTTTACATGGTGGCATACTTTCGAGCCAGGATTTTGAAGAGATAGTGAAGCTAGCTGCTGAAGAGGGCTACCAAGCGATTGCCTTTGATAGACCGGGGTATGGACACAGTGATAGACCACAAGGTATTGACATGAATCCAAACGATCAAGCAAGAATGATTCATGCTGCAATTAAAGCCATGGGAATTACGAAACCTATTATACTAGTCGGACATTCATGGAGTGGTACGATGACGTTATCGTATGCATTACAGTTTCCTAAAGGTGTGGCAGCGCTTGTTACACTAGGGGCGGTCATGTACAAAGAAGGTTATCCTGCGGAAAAACCTGATCTATTATCGAGAATAGTAGTGACACCTGTGCTTGGATCAATGCTTTTACATACGTTATTAAAGTCACCAATAGGGAAAGGCTTAGCTCATACTACGGTTACTGAGACGTTTAAACCTGAACGTGTGCCTGAAGGCTATAAAGAAGAGTTTTATGCTTTAGCATTCCGCCCAGTTAATTTTAGGGCCAATCGAGAAGATGTACTTGCGTTTCCAATTACATCAAAGAAGATAAGTGAAAAATATAAAGAGATAAAAACGCCACTCCTCATAATGGTTGGGGGAA
This region of Cytobacillus sp. IB215665 genomic DNA includes:
- a CDS encoding zinc ribbon domain-containing protein YjdM, producing the protein MSVPNCPKCNSPYTYEDGILLVCPECAHEWSSEGDVENNEDQKVIKDSNGNVLKNGDSITVIKDLKVKGSSLVVKMGTKVKNIRLVDGDHDIDCKIDGLGAMKLKSEFVKKV
- a CDS encoding DUF817 domain-containing protein, with amino-acid sequence MKHLRNFFYFGFEQARSCVFPVIIFLSLALTKFIEVPFIARYDLILLICVIAQILLVIFKYETADEVKVIFVFHLIGLALELYKVHMGSWSYPENAVTKIYGVPLYSGFMYASVASYMCQAWRRFDLKLNSWPPSWVVIILGAAIYFNFYTHHFIFDVRWVLKLTILFVFLKTFVSFTVNKTTYQMPLALSFILIGFFIWIAENIATFFGAWAYPNQEQTWEIVHIGKISSWLLLVIVSFMIVAELKHVKNNRKPSSEISI
- a CDS encoding nuclear transport factor 2 family protein, producing the protein MDTIQEVLDQYYKSWNEGFKSKNGDDIRKYLSKSFIGFWGNSNLNHPEQYDYHYDINAVLQQYDENTEMTLEPLSITERNNGDEHIILGTKVSIINGSPAYAKCMFIWRREENNWKLLREFIEIEK
- a CDS encoding DinB family protein, whose protein sequence is MCKDYIIERKLMLTDWSQSLNNMSDELWLKPIKKGSWATADIISHFKLWDMFLIENRLSYLVRGEAFPKIEVDVEGMNKKASDYARSGISKNDLIDEFISVRKELVSIINHFPVEKFNQPCKGKEHLSLCDYLSSMVDHDIHHKKQIEDFLAMSL
- a CDS encoding GNAT family protein — translated: MTSNQQLPIRFLTGHKVYLRPLDVEDSEIYFSMLYNSETRRLTGTQRSYTRKEINSYIESKSGDSSSIILLIVLNASDDVIGDIALQDIDTINRSASIRIAIDADQHQGKGYGSEAISLMLEYGFGVLNLHRIELEVFSFNKRALHVYEKLGFKKEGIQRERLYYDHQYHDAILMSMLEDEYRLSKKN
- a CDS encoding PLP-dependent aminotransferase family protein, with product MILLPDENSNMPLYVQIYEYMKKEIVGQTITENTRLPSIRKMADLLAISTTPVELAYHQLIDEGYIISKPKSGYYVKSLPNTIYDNQVNLFDTANVKGYTPKQVYKYDFHLSKNDFNAFPFQTWRRLFNQVMRHENKDLLFYGDPQGEEGLRNEIAKYLYQYRGVQCSSDQVVIAADQYVLLNFISQILQEYSVNVAVENPGYILFRSTFKQQGFQISPIELEKDGINLQHLYDSKSRIVCVSPSHQYPRGMIMPVSKRLKLLEWAKQHDGYIIEDDYDGEFRYHGRPIPSLQGLIHDTNVIYLGGFSQVLAPAFCINYMVLPKKLVSTFHLIQQRLLFEQSSSPIHQKTLEVFIKEGYLARHIAKMRNIYRKKHDKAINAIQTHFGEKAIILGEDAGFHLLIKVHSAKTERELIDLAKHASINIASATFTWFQSPKEERKEFILGFASMDIDDIEPGIKLLSKVWLK
- a CDS encoding TetR/AcrR family transcriptional regulator; its protein translation is MNLVDRINEAIKKISVEKAYDKVTYADIAREADIHWTTVKRNIGSKENIRIKILEYQAVSNESFKDTRTKIIDSAEEVFTQLGYDGATLDQVAEHANMTKGAVYWHFTSKSELFLALIDRSLKQLLYHLPQQSKDVFYSHNPQEALSNLLQSQFMSCEHDQGHRPTLFFEFISKRRDEEIHKKLHQSFSQLFNGTTEIIQQMQQQKRLNDDLDPHKLAVTLHAIMNGMILMWLVSPESVPLRSIGEEVAKIVWRGIEYTK
- a CDS encoding alpha/beta hydrolase — its product is MAFTILLSIALLCVALFVFNKFRFNMADKLFPHRGNFITVDGVKLHYICEGTGQPIVFLHGGILSSQDFEEIVKLAAEEGYQAIAFDRPGYGHSDRPQGIDMNPNDQARMIHAAIKAMGITKPIILVGHSWSGTMTLSYALQFPKGVAALVTLGAVMYKEGYPAEKPDLLSRIVVTPVLGSMLLHTLLKSPIGKGLAHTTVTETFKPERVPEGYKEEFYALAFRPVNFRANREDVLAFPITSKKISEKYKEIKTPLLIMVGGNDPFSTTREQGQRLMKDIPHAQYKLIPNAGHMMPDIHPKLVLHHISTFFTEINIKRNNTIE